A DNA window from Ipomoea triloba cultivar NCNSP0323 chromosome 10, ASM357664v1 contains the following coding sequences:
- the LOC116033249 gene encoding uncharacterized protein LOC116033249 → MIDVPMLSDENHQEWKDAVLLHLGLIEMDFAIQNKEPPPITDDSTEDEKKFHAQWTRSNQLCVYFIKTRIPRSIRGSVDHFDKVKPLFKAIDDQYATSNKALASTLIMKFVSLRLSTVKGTRKHIMQVRDIAAQLKKFGIILPYTFIVHFALNTLPQHYSPFKISYKTHQDNWTINELITMCAQEEERLSEEVGRLLCWPQQSLKGNLGKLRDSLQQQRGN, encoded by the coding sequence atgattgacgtTCCTATGCTAAGCGATGAAAATCACCAAGAGTGGAAAGATGCTGTTCTCCTACACTTAGGGTTGATAGAAATGGATTTCGCTATTCAAAATAAAGAGCCTCCTCCTATCACTGATGATAGCACTGAGGATGAAAAGAAATTTCACGCACAATGGACTAGGTCCAATCAATTGTGTGTGTATTTCATTAAGACACGAATTCCAAGAAGTATTCGTGGCTCAGTTGACCATTTTGATAAAGTCAAACCCTTGTTCAAAGCTATTGATGACCAATATGCTACATCAAATAAAGCTTTGGCAAGTActctaatcatgaagtttgttaGTCTTCGTCTTTCCACTGTCAAGGGCACGCGCAAACACATCATGCAAGTCAGGGATATTGCAGCGCAATTGAAGAAGTTTGGAATAATTTTACCATATACCTTTATTGTGCATTTTGCACTTAACACCCTCCCTCAACACTATAGCCCCTTTAAGATTTCCTACAAGACACATCAAGACAACTGGACTATCAATGAGTTGATAACCATGTGTGCACAAGAGGAAGAAAGGCTTAGTGAAGAGGTTGGGAGATTGCTCTGTTGGCCACAGCAAAGCCTAAAGGGAAATCTGGGAAAGCTAAGAGATTCACTGCAGCAACAAAGGGGAAACTGA
- the LOC116033030 gene encoding 26S proteasome regulatory subunit 6A homolog, whose translation MATAMVEDSNFEDDQLGSMSTEDIVRASRLLDNEIRILKEELQRTNLDLDSLKEKIKENQEKIKLNKQLPYLVGNIVEILEMNPEEDAEEDGANIDLDSQRKGKCVVLKTSTRQTIFLPVIGLVDPDKLKPGDLVGVNKDSYLILDTLPSEFDSRVKAMEVDEKPTEDYNDIGGLEKQIQELVEAIVLPMTHKDRFQKLGVRPPKGVLLYGPPGTGKTLMARACAAQTNATFLKLAGPQLVQMFIGDGAKLVRDAFQLAKEKSPCIIFIDEIDAIGTKRFDSEVSGDREVQRTMLELLNQLDGFSSDDRIKVIAATNRADILDPALMRSGRLDRKIEFPHPTEEARARILQIHSRKMNVNPDVNFEELARSTDDFNGAQLKAVCVEAGMLALRRDATEVIHEDFNEGIIQVQAKKKASLNYYA comes from the exons ATGGCAACGGCAATGGTTGAGGACAGCAATTTCGAGGACGATCAGCTGGGTTCGATGTCGACAGAGGACATCGTCAGGGCTTCGCGTCTGCTTGACAACGAGATCCGAATCTTAAAG GAAGAGCTCCAGAGGACGAATCTAGATTTGGATTCATTGAAGGAGAAGATAAAGGAGAACCAAGAGAAGATTAAGCTCAACAAACAGCTTCCATACTTAGTCGGCAACATTGTGGAG ATTTTAGAAATGAACCCTGAGGAAGATGCCGAGGAAGATGGGGCAAATATTGATCTTGATTCACAAAGAAAGGGTAAATGTGTCGTGTTGAAAACATCCACTCGTCAG ACAATCTTCTTGCCTGTGATTGGTCTTGTTGATCCTGATAAGTTAAAGCCTGGTGATTTGGTTGGAGTGAATAAAGACAGTTATTTGATCTTGGACACTTTGCCATCGGAGTTTGATTCTCGGGTTAAGGCTATGGAAGTTGATGAGAAGCCTACTGAAGATTATAATGATATTGGAGGCCTAGAGAAACAG ATCCAAGAACTTGTTGAAGCAATTGTTTTGCCAATGACACATAAAGATAGGTTTCAAAAATTAGGAGTTCGCCCTCCTAAGGGAGTTCTTCTGTATGGGCCTCCTGGGACAGGGAAaactcttatggctcgtgcctgTGCTGCACAGACAAATGCTACTTTTCTTAAGCTAGCAGGACCCCAACTTGTGcag ATGTTCATTGGAGATGGAGCAAAACTTGTTCGTGATGCTTTTCAGCTTGCCAAGGAAAAATCGCCTTGCATTATTTtcattgatgaaattgatgctaTTGGTACAAAGCGTTTTGATAG TGAAGTTAGTGGGGATCGAGAGGTCCAACGAACTATGTTGGAGTTACTTAATCAGCTTGATGGCTTTAGCAGTGATGATAGAATAAAG GTCATTGCAGCAACAAATCGAGCTGATATTTTAGATCCTGCTTTGATGAGGTCTGGTCGTCTGGATCGTAAGATCGAGTTTCCTCATCCTACTGAAGAAGCCAGGGCTAGGATCTTGCAG ATCCACTCCAGAAAGATGAATGTCAACCCAGATGTCAACTTTGAAGAGCTCGCTCGTTCAACAGATGATTTTAACGGGGCACAATTAAAAGCTGTTTGTGTTGAAGCAGGGATGTTGGCACTACGCCGTGATGCTACTGAG GTTATCCATGAAGACTTCAATGAAGGTATCATTCAAGTACAGGCTAAAAAGAAAGCAAGCTTGAATTACTATGCTTAA